The following are encoded in a window of Mannheimia varigena genomic DNA:
- the cysZ gene encoding sulfate transporter CysZ, which produces MSSVFSEPQNQVGLGFHYFIYGWKLLLKRQFLPFVIFPILINTVLMVGLIWAFFANIGGLLALMLPSWLEWLSFILIPLIFLMILVGFYFAFTTLANFVAAPFNGLLAEKVELQLTGEPLGDMSFGSMLKDVPRMLKREWQKMMYSIPRLIVLFVLGFLPVVGQTIVPVLTFMFGAWLIAIQYCDYPFDNHKISFQRMRNALAQYRTLNFTFGALVSLFTMIPFVNLVVMPVAVCGATALWVNEYRHFFLNNQTGEFSKADYTFKHPGTAVSTQTRSGEVSRDVRNSDVSRK; this is translated from the coding sequence ATGTCTTCTGTTTTTTCAGAGCCACAAAACCAAGTAGGGCTTGGTTTTCATTACTTTATTTATGGCTGGAAGTTGTTGCTGAAACGCCAATTTTTACCCTTTGTGATTTTTCCGATTTTGATTAATACGGTGTTAATGGTAGGGCTGATATGGGCGTTTTTTGCCAATATTGGTGGGTTGTTGGCATTAATGTTACCAAGTTGGTTGGAATGGCTTAGCTTTATTCTAATTCCGTTAATTTTTTTAATGATTTTAGTCGGCTTTTATTTTGCTTTTACCACATTAGCAAACTTTGTTGCAGCTCCTTTTAATGGTTTACTGGCTGAAAAAGTTGAACTACAACTGACGGGTGAGCCATTGGGCGATATGTCTTTCGGATCAATGTTAAAAGATGTGCCACGAATGCTAAAACGTGAATGGCAGAAAATGATGTACAGCATTCCAAGATTAATTGTTCTCTTTGTGCTTGGCTTTTTACCTGTGGTTGGGCAAACCATAGTGCCGGTTCTGACCTTTATGTTTGGTGCGTGGTTGATTGCAATTCAATATTGCGACTATCCGTTTGATAACCATAAAATCAGTTTTCAACGTATGCGAAATGCACTTGCACAATATCGCACCCTTAATTTTACTTTTGGTGCCTTAGTGAGCTTATTTACGATGATCCCATTTGTTAATTTGGTAGTAATGCCTGTAGCAGTGTGTGGGGCAACAGCATTATGGGTAAACGAATATCGCCATTTCTTCTTAAACAATCAAACAGGCGAGTTCAGCAAAGCAGACTATACCTTTAAACACCCTGGAACGGCAGTTAGTACGCAAACGCGTTCAGGTGAGGTAAGTAGAGATGTAAGAAATAGTGATGTAAGTCGCAAGTAA
- the zipA gene encoding cell division protein ZipA has product MELHIIFFILAGLLIAVLIGFSIWSARREKSNIFSNTFSSRPVIVPPPNNELNNNIPASLQPQANEYQAMSVPEENPQQIQQEVESSLQNIKISLPGEPQVQAVPPVQQPISEPVSTYGQQISNQQHIQNTPDFANPTINVAITPEQEVQVAPVEESEVVQTEQEENPFVTLYVYAPQNEPFRGDYVVHYLEEVGLRFGEHQIFHRHQHIDDSLSPIIFSAANLMNPGTFDLHNITNFSTAGLVLFMQLPTEGNDIVNMKLLLSNAEHLASSLGGYLYDDAQQPFSEESRQRYMQRVMH; this is encoded by the coding sequence ATGGAACTGCATATTATTTTCTTTATTCTAGCTGGATTATTGATTGCGGTGTTGATCGGCTTTAGTATTTGGTCTGCCCGCCGTGAAAAATCGAACATTTTCTCAAATACCTTTTCAAGTAGACCTGTTATTGTGCCTCCACCAAATAATGAGTTAAATAACAATATTCCTGCTTCGTTGCAGCCACAGGCTAATGAGTATCAAGCGATGTCTGTACCGGAAGAAAATCCACAGCAGATCCAACAGGAAGTGGAAAGCTCATTGCAAAATATCAAAATCAGTTTACCGGGAGAACCTCAAGTTCAAGCAGTACCACCTGTTCAACAACCTATATCTGAGCCTGTTAGTACTTATGGTCAGCAAATTTCGAATCAGCAACATATTCAAAATACACCTGACTTTGCGAACCCGACGATTAATGTTGCTATTACTCCTGAACAAGAAGTGCAAGTTGCACCTGTAGAAGAAAGCGAAGTTGTACAAACTGAGCAGGAAGAAAACCCATTTGTAACGCTTTATGTTTATGCACCACAAAACGAGCCGTTCCGTGGCGACTATGTGGTTCATTACTTGGAAGAAGTTGGGTTGCGTTTTGGCGAACACCAAATTTTCCACCGCCACCAACACATTGACGATTCGCTCAGCCCAATTATTTTCAGTGCGGCAAACTTAATGAACCCAGGTACATTTGATTTACACAATATTACCAACTTCTCGACCGCTGGCTTGGTACTATTTATGCAGTTACCAACCGAAGGCAACGATATTGTGAATATGAAATTGTTACTGAGCAATGCGGAACACTTGGCATCATCGCTCGGTGGCTATTTATATGACGATGCTCAACAGCCATTTAGCGAAGAATCCCGCCAACGTTATATGCAACGTGTAATGCATTAA
- the dhaM gene encoding dihydroxyacetone kinase phosphoryl donor subunit DhaM, giving the protein MVNLVIVSHSAKLAEGVSEILSQMAQGGCRIAVAGGIDDADNPIGTDAVKIMQAIESVFTPDGVIVFVDLGSAVLSTQTAIDLLEPEIAEKVVISYAPLVEGAFAAVVAASAGDSLELILKEANEAAQLKQEQAE; this is encoded by the coding sequence ATGGTTAATTTAGTCATTGTTTCTCATAGCGCAAAACTCGCGGAGGGAGTCTCTGAAATTCTTTCACAAATGGCTCAAGGCGGTTGCCGAATTGCTGTTGCAGGAGGAATTGACGATGCGGATAATCCGATCGGCACTGACGCCGTTAAAATTATGCAGGCGATTGAATCGGTCTTTACACCTGATGGTGTGATTGTTTTTGTCGATTTAGGCAGTGCAGTATTAAGTACCCAAACCGCTATTGATTTACTTGAGCCGGAAATTGCCGAAAAAGTGGTTATCAGCTACGCACCTTTAGTGGAGGGAGCTTTTGCTGCGGTGGTAGCAGCCTCAGCCGGCGATAGCTTAGAGTTAATTTTAAAAGAAGCCAATGAAGCCGCTCAGCTTAAACAAGAGCAAGCGGAATAA
- the ligA gene encoding NAD-dependent DNA ligase LigA, which yields MSLFSQGSLFEENTTSALVEQIEQLRQKLRQYEYEYHVLDNPSVPDAEYDRLMNELKNIEWQRPELITADSPTQRVGAKPLSGFAQVTHEMPMLSLDNAFGDDDLDGFLRRMESYIIANPNELTFCCEPKLDGLAVSILYENGLLTRAATRGDGTTGEDITANIRTIRNIPLKLNTLNPPARLEIRGEVFMPQAGFNELNEKALAKGEKTFANPRNAAAGSLRQLDPKITRQRPLVLNAYGIGIYESDDELPNTQFERLQWLKSLGIPVNNEIRLAQGKTELLAYYAEIQAKRPTLGYDIDGTVLKVNDIALQEQLGFISRSPRWAIAYKFPAQEEMTILKEVDFQVGRTGAITPVAKLEPVFVAGVTVSNATLHNGDEIERLGIVIGDTVIIRRAGDVIPQITGVVAERRPENAKKIEFPTACPICNSAVVRVEGEAVARCTGGLFCGAQRKEALKHFVSRKAMDIDGVGEKLIEQLMARELIKTPADLFKLDHTTLMRLERMGEKSAQNALNSIEKAKNTTLPRFLFSLGIREVGEATALNLANHFGSLEAIRQATFEQLKEVQDVGEVVANRIVSFWQEPHNVEVVEDLITQGVHWENVVKIEIVDNPLKDKNVVLTGTLTQMTRDEAKALLQSLGCKVSGSVSSKTDYLIAGEKAGSKLTKAQELGIQILSEQGFIELTKG from the coding sequence ATGTCTTTATTTAGCCAAGGCTCTTTATTTGAAGAAAATACAACATCAGCGTTAGTTGAGCAAATCGAACAGCTTCGCCAAAAGTTACGTCAATACGAGTATGAATATCACGTTTTAGATAATCCTAGCGTACCGGATGCGGAATACGACCGCTTAATGAATGAACTGAAAAATATTGAATGGCAACGCCCGGAACTGATTACCGCAGATTCGCCAACGCAACGAGTGGGTGCAAAGCCATTATCAGGCTTTGCTCAAGTTACACACGAAATGCCAATGCTTTCGTTAGATAACGCCTTTGGTGATGATGATTTAGATGGCTTTTTACGCCGAATGGAAAGCTATATTATTGCCAATCCAAATGAGTTAACATTTTGCTGCGAGCCGAAATTAGACGGTTTAGCCGTAAGTATTTTGTATGAAAACGGCTTACTTACCCGTGCAGCTACCCGAGGCGATGGCACAACAGGCGAAGATATTACCGCCAATATCCGTACCATTCGTAATATTCCATTAAAACTAAACACGCTCAATCCACCAGCTCGTTTAGAAATTCGTGGTGAAGTGTTTATGCCACAAGCGGGCTTTAATGAGTTAAATGAAAAAGCCTTAGCCAAAGGCGAGAAAACCTTTGCTAACCCTCGTAATGCGGCAGCAGGTTCGTTAAGACAGTTAGATCCAAAAATTACTCGCCAACGCCCACTCGTGCTAAATGCTTACGGTATTGGCATTTATGAAAGTGATGATGAATTGCCAAACACTCAGTTTGAGCGTTTGCAATGGCTCAAATCGCTTGGCATACCTGTCAATAATGAAATCCGCTTAGCTCAAGGCAAAACAGAACTCTTGGCGTATTATGCTGAAATCCAAGCTAAACGCCCAACGCTAGGCTATGATATTGATGGCACAGTATTGAAAGTCAATGACATTGCCTTACAAGAGCAACTTGGTTTTATCTCTCGCTCCCCACGCTGGGCAATTGCTTACAAATTCCCTGCACAGGAAGAAATGACTATTTTGAAAGAAGTAGATTTCCAAGTAGGAAGAACAGGGGCAATCACGCCTGTTGCAAAATTAGAGCCTGTGTTTGTAGCAGGTGTAACAGTAAGCAATGCTACGCTACATAATGGCGATGAAATTGAACGTTTAGGCATTGTGATTGGCGATACCGTGATTATTCGCCGTGCAGGCGATGTTATTCCACAAATTACAGGGGTGGTTGCTGAACGCCGCCCTGAAAATGCAAAAAAAATTGAATTTCCGACCGCTTGTCCAATCTGTAATTCAGCGGTGGTGCGTGTGGAAGGCGAAGCCGTAGCACGCTGCACTGGCGGACTGTTCTGCGGAGCCCAACGCAAAGAAGCGTTAAAACATTTCGTTTCTCGCAAAGCGATGGATATTGACGGCGTAGGCGAAAAACTGATTGAGCAGTTAATGGCTCGTGAGTTAATTAAAACTCCAGCCGATCTATTCAAGCTCGATCATACAACTTTAATGCGATTAGAACGAATGGGCGAAAAATCGGCTCAAAATGCCCTAAACAGTATCGAAAAAGCGAAAAATACCACCCTTCCCCGCTTTTTGTTCTCATTAGGCATTCGTGAAGTTGGGGAAGCAACTGCTTTGAACTTAGCTAACCATTTCGGTTCACTTGAAGCAATTCGCCAAGCCACTTTCGAGCAATTAAAAGAGGTGCAAGATGTGGGCGAAGTGGTAGCAAACCGCATCGTTAGCTTCTGGCAAGAACCACATAATGTTGAAGTAGTTGAAGATTTGATTACTCAAGGCGTGCATTGGGAAAATGTAGTTAAAATTGAAATTGTCGATAATCCATTAAAAGACAAAAACGTAGTGTTAACTGGCACTCTCACCCAAATGACCCGAGATGAAGCCAAAGCTCTATTACAAAGTCTAGGCTGCAAAGTTTCAGGTTCGGTTTCAAGTAAAACCGATTACCTCATCGCAGGTGAAAAAGCAGGCTCAAAGCTAACTAAGGCTCAGGAATTAGGGATACAAATTCTCAGCGAACAAGGATTTATTGAGCTCACAAAAGGCTAA
- the dhaK gene encoding dihydroxyacetone kinase subunit DhaK, whose amino-acid sequence MKKLINSIETVLDEQLSGFVKAHSDLILNKEPVYIYRTPPSNQPKVALISGGGSGHEPMHAGFIGKGMLDGACPGAIFTSPTPDQMFECGLAVDRGEGVLLIIKNYTGDVLNFETATELLADSGVQVATVLVDDDVAVKDSLYTAGRRGVANTVLIEKLLGAAANKGYSLTELAELGNKLNNNGHSLGIALGACTVPAAGKPSFTLAENEMEFGVGIHGEPGIERRPFENLDKTVKQMFETLIAHGDYTRTIRHWDNQTQQWNEVEESKQALQKGDHVIALVNNLGSVPLSELYAVYDTLEKECESFGLTIERSLVGSYCTSLDMQGMSITLLKADDDILQLWDAPVNTPAWRWGE is encoded by the coding sequence ATGAAAAAGCTTATTAATTCAATTGAAACTGTGTTAGATGAACAACTCTCCGGTTTCGTAAAAGCACATTCTGACTTAATATTAAATAAAGAACCTGTCTATATTTATCGCACACCACCAAGTAATCAACCGAAAGTTGCTTTAATTTCAGGCGGTGGAAGCGGACACGAGCCAATGCACGCTGGCTTTATTGGAAAAGGTATGCTTGATGGGGCTTGCCCGGGAGCAATTTTCACCTCACCAACGCCAGACCAAATGTTTGAATGTGGTTTAGCAGTAGATCGGGGCGAGGGCGTTTTGTTAATCATCAAAAACTACACTGGTGATGTGCTAAATTTTGAAACCGCAACTGAATTATTGGCAGATAGTGGTGTGCAAGTGGCAACGGTATTGGTTGATGATGATGTGGCAGTAAAAGACAGCCTCTATACCGCCGGTCGCCGCGGTGTTGCCAATACCGTCTTGATTGAAAAATTACTCGGTGCAGCCGCAAACAAAGGCTATTCCTTAACCGAGCTTGCTGAACTTGGTAATAAACTCAATAATAACGGACACTCTCTTGGTATTGCGCTTGGCGCTTGTACCGTGCCAGCCGCAGGTAAACCATCATTTACCTTAGCAGAAAATGAAATGGAGTTTGGTGTGGGTATTCACGGTGAACCTGGCATTGAACGCCGTCCGTTTGAGAATTTAGATAAAACCGTAAAACAGATGTTTGAAACTTTAATTGCTCACGGCGATTACACTCGAACCATTCGTCATTGGGATAATCAAACCCAACAATGGAATGAAGTAGAAGAAAGTAAGCAAGCGCTCCAGAAAGGCGATCACGTTATTGCTCTTGTAAATAATTTAGGTTCTGTACCGCTTTCAGAGCTTTATGCCGTTTATGATACCCTCGAAAAAGAATGCGAATCTTTTGGTCTAACCATTGAACGTAGCCTTGTTGGCTCCTATTGCACTTCTTTAGATATGCAAGGAATGTCTATCACCTTACTCAAAGCCGATGATGATATTCTGCAATTATGGGATGCACCGGTTAATACCCCTGCATGGCGCTGGGGCGAATAA
- a CDS encoding co-chaperone YbbN, with protein MDYLVNVNEQNFSEVWSAAGQMPTVFHFISPREVASLEMDALLRRITDENPQQFLLATINCDEQQTLAAQFRIQQIPTLYLFSNGQPIDAIQGAVSEQELRIRLANILPKEEELKFNQALELLQDQRYDEALPLLKAAWEMTEKKNSDFALLYAETYIAMKNVEPAREILKAIPIQDRDSRWHGLQAQIELLEQASESPELQQLQADYAQSKTPEIAIKLANQLHQAHKNEEALTLLFDWLKSDLNVSNGELKNQFLAILSALGTDPIVSKFRRQLYSLLY; from the coding sequence ATGGACTATTTGGTAAATGTAAACGAACAAAATTTTAGTGAAGTGTGGAGTGCTGCAGGGCAAATGCCGACAGTGTTTCATTTTATTTCTCCCCGTGAGGTTGCCTCGCTAGAAATGGATGCTTTACTCCGCCGTATTACGGATGAAAACCCACAGCAATTTTTGTTGGCAACGATTAACTGTGATGAACAGCAGACATTAGCCGCACAATTTCGCATTCAACAAATTCCAACGCTTTATCTCTTCTCGAACGGTCAGCCGATTGATGCTATTCAAGGTGCGGTAAGTGAGCAAGAGTTGCGAATTCGGCTTGCTAATATTTTACCGAAAGAGGAAGAACTTAAATTTAACCAAGCTCTAGAACTTCTACAAGATCAACGCTACGATGAAGCCTTGCCTTTGCTAAAAGCCGCTTGGGAAATGACGGAAAAGAAAAACAGCGATTTTGCTTTGCTCTACGCTGAAACTTATATCGCAATGAAAAATGTTGAGCCGGCTCGTGAAATCTTAAAAGCGATTCCAATTCAAGACAGAGATAGCCGTTGGCACGGTTTGCAAGCTCAAATCGAGTTATTAGAGCAGGCGAGTGAATCCCCCGAGTTGCAACAGTTGCAAGCTGATTATGCTCAAAGCAAAACACCTGAAATTGCGATTAAATTGGCTAATCAATTACACCAAGCTCACAAAAATGAAGAAGCCTTAACGCTCTTATTTGATTGGTTGAAATCAGATTTGAATGTATCAAACGGCGAGCTGAAAAACCAATTTTTAGCAATATTATCAGCACTTGGAACAGATCCTATTGTGTCTAAATTCAGAAGACAGCTTTATTCTCTGCTGTATTAA
- a CDS encoding TonB family protein: MKKHHSRIGLIASLAIHGALIGGSFALLNEQKIEKTAEQNSLSMEMVAALLEQPQVAVSPETTEEVKEIEPEKVEPPEPEVQPEPEAIPDPVLKPKKEKPKEEKRKERPKEKKEKLKEEKRKEKPKEREKPQQKPIKALERGPEVKQGIVAKAIPNAVQGEKMVTGVVGGQKGGSLNSTSTTGGNASELSAYKTALQRALQRKANNSYPQREKMMRKTGTVTIKFNVTSSGAISNVSVVNSSGNSNLDNAAVKSAQAVSMPSPPAGFPPSVTVPIRFSLE; this comes from the coding sequence ATGAAAAAACACCATTCTAGAATCGGATTAATTGCCTCATTAGCCATTCACGGTGCATTGATTGGTGGTAGTTTTGCCTTGCTTAATGAGCAAAAAATTGAAAAAACGGCAGAGCAAAATTCGCTTTCAATGGAAATGGTTGCGGCTTTATTAGAGCAACCACAGGTGGCAGTTTCACCCGAAACTACTGAAGAAGTGAAGGAAATTGAGCCGGAAAAAGTTGAGCCACCTGAACCAGAGGTTCAACCTGAGCCTGAAGCTATTCCTGATCCAGTCCTAAAACCGAAAAAAGAAAAGCCAAAGGAAGAAAAACGTAAAGAACGTCCAAAAGAGAAAAAAGAAAAACTAAAAGAAGAGAAACGCAAAGAGAAGCCAAAAGAGCGAGAGAAACCTCAGCAAAAACCAATCAAAGCCCTAGAGCGTGGTCCTGAAGTTAAACAAGGCATTGTAGCAAAAGCTATTCCGAATGCGGTACAAGGCGAAAAAATGGTTACTGGCGTTGTAGGCGGGCAAAAAGGCGGCTCATTGAATTCAACCTCGACTACAGGAGGCAATGCAAGCGAGCTTTCCGCTTATAAAACCGCATTACAGCGTGCATTACAACGTAAAGCAAATAATTCATACCCTCAGCGTGAAAAGATGATGCGTAAAACAGGCACGGTAACTATTAAATTTAATGTTACCTCATCTGGAGCAATCTCAAATGTCTCAGTGGTTAATTCTTCAGGTAACAGCAATTTGGACAATGCCGCGGTAAAAAGTGCACAGGCGGTAAGTATGCCATCGCCACCAGCAGGTTTCCCACCTTCAGTTACCGTACCAATTAGATTTTCTCTTGAATAA
- the trxB gene encoding thioredoxin-disulfide reductase, whose protein sequence is MMTTKHAKLLILGSGPAGYTAAVYAARANLNPVLVTGMQQGGQLTTTDEIENWPGEFEHTTGTELMNKMLKHAEKFDTEIVFDHIHTVDLSQRPFTLKGDLHTFTCDALIIATGASAKYLGLPSEEKFKGRGVSACATCDGFFYRNKPVAVVGGGNTAVEEALYLANLASEVHLVHRRDSFRAEKILLGRLQKRIEEGKIILHTDRTVDEVLGDNMGVTGLRLKSTKDESTEEVKVDGFFVAIGHAPNTAIFDGQLELENGYIKVKSGLEGNATATSVEGVFAAGDVMDHNYRQAITSAGTGCMAALDAERFLDAQEA, encoded by the coding sequence ATGATGACAACCAAACACGCAAAACTATTAATTTTAGGCTCAGGCCCGGCAGGTTACACGGCAGCGGTATATGCGGCTCGTGCTAACTTGAACCCTGTTTTAGTCACCGGTATGCAACAAGGTGGGCAGCTGACCACCACTGATGAAATCGAGAACTGGCCGGGGGAATTTGAACACACCACCGGCACTGAATTGATGAACAAAATGCTCAAACACGCTGAAAAATTCGATACTGAAATTGTGTTTGACCATATTCATACGGTCGATTTATCTCAACGCCCATTTACCTTAAAAGGCGATTTACACACCTTTACTTGCGATGCGTTAATTATCGCAACCGGGGCATCGGCAAAATATTTGGGCTTACCGTCTGAAGAAAAATTCAAAGGCAGAGGCGTTTCCGCTTGTGCAACTTGCGATGGCTTTTTCTATCGTAACAAGCCTGTTGCGGTAGTTGGCGGCGGCAATACCGCGGTTGAAGAAGCGTTATATTTAGCGAATTTAGCCAGCGAAGTGCATTTGGTTCACCGCCGTGATAGCTTCCGTGCTGAGAAAATTTTATTAGGTCGCCTACAAAAACGCATTGAAGAGGGCAAAATCATTCTGCACACAGACCGCACCGTGGACGAAGTACTGGGTGACAATATGGGCGTAACCGGTTTGCGTTTAAAATCGACCAAAGACGAGAGCACCGAAGAAGTGAAAGTTGATGGTTTCTTTGTGGCAATCGGTCACGCTCCGAACACAGCAATTTTTGACGGTCAGTTAGAGCTTGAAAACGGCTATATTAAAGTGAAATCAGGCTTAGAAGGCAATGCAACGGCAACTTCGGTTGAAGGTGTGTTTGCCGCCGGTGATGTAATGGATCACAACTACCGCCAAGCGATTACCTCTGCTGGAACAGGCTGTATGGCAGCCCTTGATGCAGAGCGTTTCTTAGACGCTCAAGAAGCGTAA
- the glpE gene encoding thiosulfate sulfurtransferase GlpE, which translates to MEVTFKEILPQQAWELMEKEGAVLADIRDARRYVYSHPQDAFHLTNQSYGKFLDEVDYDDPVVVICYHGVSSQSTAQFLIEQGFENVYSVKGGFEAWERNGLPIETSY; encoded by the coding sequence ATGGAAGTTACTTTTAAAGAAATACTCCCCCAGCAAGCGTGGGAATTAATGGAAAAAGAAGGGGCGGTGCTTGCTGATATTCGTGATGCTCGTCGCTACGTTTATAGCCACCCGCAAGATGCTTTTCATTTAACTAACCAAAGTTACGGTAAATTTTTAGACGAAGTTGATTACGATGATCCTGTTGTCGTTATTTGTTATCATGGGGTTAGTAGTCAAAGTACCGCTCAATTTTTGATTGAACAAGGGTTTGAAAACGTTTACAGCGTAAAGGGTGGTTTTGAAGCGTGGGAAAGAAACGGGCTACCTATTGAAACCTCTTATTAA
- the exbD gene encoding TonB system transport protein ExbD, with translation MKKFDEINIIPFIDIMLVLLAIVLVTASFISQGKIQVNVPKATTTQPMQADELAKLLTITENNEFFFNDKPITKEQLVAEVSTWDKSQKVSLKVDGAVAFEKFVELTDVLSANEIKNVAIITKKETVATPATNTPTTPAQAPIMP, from the coding sequence ATGAAAAAATTTGATGAAATCAACATCATCCCATTTATTGATATTATGTTGGTATTGTTGGCTATCGTGTTAGTTACAGCCTCTTTTATCTCACAAGGTAAAATTCAAGTGAATGTACCAAAAGCGACAACAACACAGCCGATGCAAGCAGATGAACTTGCTAAACTTTTGACCATTACTGAAAACAATGAATTTTTCTTTAATGACAAACCTATCACAAAAGAACAGCTTGTGGCGGAAGTTTCAACTTGGGATAAAAGCCAAAAAGTATCACTTAAAGTTGATGGTGCAGTTGCTTTTGAAAAATTTGTGGAATTAACCGATGTGTTATCTGCAAATGAGATCAAAAATGTGGCAATTATTACGAAAAAAGAAACCGTTGCGACACCTGCTACCAATACGCCAACCACACCAGCTCAAGCACCAATAATGCCTTAG
- the dhaL gene encoding dihydroxyacetone kinase subunit DhaL codes for MTISKQQILKWLELCQQVMDEKRDYLTELDTVIGDGDHGLNMQRGFSKAIEKAKTVEDKDIGTILKTVGMTLLSQVGGASGPLYGTFFIKAAQSANTKESLTFSELLACLEQGIEGVVQRGKAEIGDKTMCDLWLPLLAELKKADISQSIGPILLQAVEKAENFANQTVPLVAKKGRASYLGERSAGHQDPGATSSYYIFKALADAVQ; via the coding sequence ATGACAATATCAAAACAACAAATTTTAAAATGGCTTGAATTATGCCAACAAGTAATGGACGAAAAGCGTGATTATTTGACCGAGTTGGATACCGTTATCGGCGATGGAGATCACGGCTTGAATATGCAGCGTGGCTTTAGCAAAGCAATTGAAAAAGCTAAAACGGTGGAAGACAAAGACATCGGCACAATTTTAAAGACGGTCGGAATGACCTTACTTTCACAAGTTGGAGGTGCAAGCGGTCCACTTTACGGTACATTTTTCATTAAAGCTGCACAAAGTGCAAATACGAAAGAAAGCCTTACTTTCTCTGAACTGTTAGCTTGCTTGGAACAAGGAATTGAAGGCGTTGTGCAACGAGGGAAAGCAGAAATTGGTGACAAAACAATGTGCGATCTATGGTTGCCTTTGCTGGCTGAGCTAAAAAAAGCAGATATCTCTCAATCGATTGGCCCAATTTTGTTACAAGCGGTCGAAAAAGCAGAAAATTTTGCAAATCAAACAGTCCCTCTTGTTGCTAAAAAAGGACGAGCCAGCTATCTGGGAGAACGAAGTGCAGGGCATCAAGACCCAGGGGCTACTTCGAGTTACTATATTTTCAAAGCCTTGGCAGACGCAGTACAGTAA
- the exbB gene encoding TonB-system energizer ExbB — protein sequence MNQLFHFLERYTDFVILGLLGLLSVICVWKAIERIMFYSKVNISKYSTLEELEIDLTHNLTTISTIGSNAPYIGLLGTVIGILLTFYNLGQSGGDIDAAAIMVNLSLALKATAAGILVAIIAMVFYNGFGRKVEENKLKWLALQAKNHQAV from the coding sequence ATGAATCAACTTTTTCATTTTTTAGAACGTTATACAGACTTCGTTATTTTAGGTTTATTAGGTTTATTAAGCGTTATTTGTGTATGGAAGGCAATTGAACGTATTATGTTCTATTCGAAAGTGAATATTTCCAAATATAGCACCTTAGAAGAATTAGAAATCGACTTAACCCACAACCTAACCACCATTTCTACTATTGGCTCAAATGCACCTTATATAGGGCTATTGGGCACCGTTATTGGTATTCTTCTCACCTTCTACAACTTAGGACAATCAGGTGGCGATATTGATGCTGCCGCTATTATGGTAAACCTTTCCTTAGCATTAAAAGCAACTGCAGCAGGTATTTTAGTAGCAATTATTGCAATGGTTTTCTATAACGGTTTTGGCCGTAAAGTAGAAGAAAATAAATTGAAATGGTTAGCTCTACAAGCTAAAAATCATCAAGCGGTCTAA